From the genome of Spinacia oleracea cultivar Varoflay chromosome 2, BTI_SOV_V1, whole genome shotgun sequence, one region includes:
- the LOC130467335 gene encoding uncharacterized protein encodes MRDLMVDFLIIKVPAAYNVIIGRPFIHDVQAVVSTYHLTMIYMSNLERPAKIRGSQLAARSCYLTALRTPGRMVPEVNLTTEPARQEVHLTTKPARQEQLPKRKSCTKRGRTDLNMEHFDERPVSAPRPMDGLTENIELEVGNMDRTVVIGTEMGSDMKVNLISLLREHADIFAFSADEMPGIDPEIMVHRLNADRNVRPVRQKKRNFSTEKMTAIQEEVDKLLAAGFIEPCDYPEWLANVVMVKKSSGSWRMCVDFTNLNRACPKDFYPLPRIDRLVDSTSGHAMLSFLDAFSKYHQVSLHKSDRKKAAFITDAGVFCYKAMPFGLKNAGATYQRLVDKVFADQKGRNVEVYVDDSIVKSWKEEDHVSDLRETFETLRKYRMKLNPKKCVFGVRSGKFLGFLVSERGIDANPEKVEAIISLPQPKSVKDIQRLTGKMAALNRFVSKSTDKQMHFFTTLRQNKKFKWGPAEQEAFEALKSHLKNLPTIARAKEGGKLQLYISASPKTVAAVLVAETENKGQQPVYFVSHVLNGPETRYTLAEKMAYAVLIAARKLRPYFDAHTIEVLTNFPLEKAISKLDTSGRLLKWAIELSEFDLEFRPRTAIKAQALADFIVEASYQEDEVQAEVWDVSVDGSAAQTGSGAGIIMKSPTGDIFEYAIKFMFNASNNEAEYEAAIAGIQMCLAADAKRVILTTDSQLVASQFSGEYEAKEPSMVRYLEKLRSVSAQLEKFSINLVPRAENTLEDALSKLASSNVADLKRTVMMEVMNKRSTESEVIRVMAITTTSEWYDNIQTYIQTGALPADLAEAKKTRRDSVWYIIMWGRLYKKSFSLPFLRCLTAFESARLVEEMHEGTCGNHAGGKPLAIICQRQGYYWPTMLEDCRAYVKKCEKCQKFSAVINLPANDLMPILNPIPFAQWGMEIVGPFPMAAGGRKFLIVVVDYFTKWIEAEPVSKITANQSNGQAEAANKQILAALKKKLEDCKGKWADLMPEILWCNITAIKEATGESPFKLSFGSEAVIPAEMALPTMRIQHYDEERNDQLLRHQLDFMPEIRMKAEISSAAYKSRMSRAYNKKVKHRPLGIGDLVLRRTAATGKGNAQGKLTANWEGPYQIWEEIVPGSYRLMQMDGTALKNS; translated from the exons ATGCGAGATCTCATGGTGGATTTCCTAATCATTAAAGTACCAGCGGCCTACAATGTGATCATCGGTCGCCCATTCATACATGACGTGCAGGCGGTAGTCTCCACCTATCACTTGACAATGATATATATGTCGAACCTGGAAAGGCCGGCAAAGATAAGGGGAAGTCAGTTGGCGGCAAGGTCCTGTTACTTGACTGCTTTGAGAACACCGGGAAGAATGGTCCCAGAAGTGAACTTGACTACTGAGCCGGCAAGGCAAGAGGTACACTTGACTACTAAGCCGGCAAGACAAGAACAACTGCCAAAAAGGAAGAGCTGCACAAAAAGGGGTCGAACCGACCTGAACATGGAACACTTTGATGAGAGGCCGGTATCAGCACCAAGACCAATGGATGGTCTGACAGAAAATATCGAGCTGGAGGTTGGAAACATGGATAGAACAGTCGTGATCGGTACAGAAATGGGGAGTGACATGAAGGTTAACCTCATAAGCTTGCTGAGGGAGCACGCGGACATCTTCGCATTCTCGGCGGATGAGATGCCTGGTATCGATCCAGAGATAATGGTCCACCGGTTAAACGCCGACAGAAATGTTAGGCCTGTACGGCAGAAAAAACGTAATTTCTCCACGGAAAAAATGACAGCAATACAAGAAGAGGTGGATAAACTGCTGGCGGCAGGTTTTATTGAGCCATGTGACTACCCTGAATGGTTGGCAAACGTAGTAATGGTAAAAAAGTCAAGTGGGTCAtggagaatgtgcgtagatttcaccaACCTTAACAGAGCATGTCCGAAAGATTTCTACCCATTACCACGGATTGATAGGCTGGTAGACTCCACTAGCGGCCATGCAATGCTCAGTTTCCTAGATGCTTTCTCAAAGTACCATCAGGTCAGCCTGCATAAATCAGACAGGAAGAAGGCGGCCTTTATCACGGATGCAGGAGTTTTCTGTTATAAGGCGATGCCATTCGGGTTGAAAAATGCAGGGGCAACATATCAAAGGCTGGTCGACAAGGTGTTTGCCGACCAAAAAGGCAGAAACGTGGAGGTCTATGTAGATGACTCTATCGTAAAAAGCTGGAAGGAGGAGGATCATGTTAGCGACCTCCGAGAAACTTTTGAAACTTTGAGAAAATACAGGatgaaattaaacccaaaaaaatgcgtcttcggagtAAGGTCGGGAAAATTCCTGGGTTTCTTGGTCAGCGAGCGTGGCATAGACGCTAACCCTGAAAAAGTAGAAGCAATCATTAGTCTGCCGCAACCCAAAAGCGTAAAAGACATACAGCGGTTGACAGGAAAAATGGCCGCCTTAAACAGATTTGTGAGCAAGTCAACAGATAAACAAATGCACTTCTTCACAACCCTGAGGCAAAACAAGAAGTTCAAATGGGGGCCGGCAGAGCAAGAGGCTTTTGAAGCTCTAAAAAGTCACCTAAAGAACCTGCCAACAATAGCAAGGGCAAAAGAGGGCGGCAAATTACAATTGTACATATCGGCGTCGCCAAAAACAGTTGCAGCAGTACTGGTGGCCGAAACAGAAAACAAAGGGCAGCAGCCGGTATATTTTGTGAGCCATGTGCTAAACGGCCCAGAAACAAGATACACGTTGGCGGAAAAAATGGCATATGCAGTCCTCATCGCGGCTAGAAAGTTAAGACCATACTTCGATGCGCATACAATCGAAGTGCTAACAAATTTTCCTCTCGAAAAAGCCATCAGCAAGCTAGATACATCAGGCCGGTTGCTAAAATGGGCAATAGAGTTGTCCGAGTTTGACTTGGAATTCCGGCCAAGAACTGCAATCAAAGCCCAGGCATTGGCGGACTTCATAGTTGAAGCGTCATACCAAGAAGATGAAGTACAAGCTGAAGTATGGGATGTGTCAGTGGATGGTTCAGCTGCACAGACAGGCAGTGGGGCTGGAATAATCATGAAATCGCCAACAGGAGACATTTTTGAGTATGCTATAAAGTTTATGTTCAACGCGTCAAATAACGAGGCAGAATACGAGGCAGCAATTGCCGGCATCCAAATGTGCCTCGCAGCAGATGCCAAAAGAGTAATACTGACAACAGACTCCCAGCTGGTAGCAAGTCAATTCAGCGGAGAATATGAGGCCAAAGAACCTTCAATGGTCAGATACCTGGAGAAGTTGAGGTCGGTTTCGGCTCAGCTAGAGAAATTCAGCATTAATCTGGTACCCCGAGCAGAAAACACACTGGAAGACGCACTATCAAAGttagcaagttcaaatgtcGCCGACTTGAAAAGAACAGTCATGATGGAAGTCATGAATAAGCGAAGTACGGAGTCGGAGGTAATACGGGTCATGGCCATCACAACTACCTCAGAATGGTACGATAATATCCAAACATATATACAGACTGGAGCCCTACCAGCAGATTTGGCAGAAGCCAAAAAGACAAGAAGGGACTCGGTTTGGTACATCATCATGTGGGGACGGTTGTACAAAAAGTCATTTAGCCTGCCATTCTTAAGGTGCCTGACAGCATTCGAGTCAGCAAGGCTGGTCGAAGAGATGCACGAAGGAACATGTGGGAACCATGCCGGTGGAAAACCCCTTGCCATCATCTGTCAAAGGCAAGGCTATTACTGGCCAACAATGTTAGAAGATTGTCGAGCTTATGTAAAAAAGTGCGAGAAATGTCAAAAGTTTTCAGCTGTGATAAACTTGCCAGCCAATGATTTGATGCCCATTCTGAACCCAATCCCATTTGCACAATGGGGAATGGAGATTGTTGGACCATTCCCAATGGCGGCTGGAGGGCGCAAGTTCTTAATAGTAGTAGTGGACTATTTcaccaagtggatagaagcagagcCGGTATCAAAAATAACGGCAAACCAG AGCAACGGGCAAGCAGAGGCGGCGAATAAGCAAATCCTGGCTGCACTGAAAAAGAAGCTAGAAGACTGTAAAGGCAAATGGGCAGATCTTATGCCAGAAATTCTGTGGTGCAACATAACTGCTATCAAGGAGGCTACCGGCGAGAGTCCATTTAAATTAAGCTTCGGGTCTGAGGCTGTCATACCGGCAGAAATGGCTCTGCCAACCATGCGAATCCAGCATTACGATGAGGAGAGAAACGATCAGTTGCTGCGACATCAGTTGGATTTCATGCCAGAAATCCGCATGAAAGCAGAAATCAGTTCGGCAGCATACAAAAGCAGAATGAGCAGagcatacaacaagaaagtgaaACACCGGCCTCTAGGAATAGGAGACCTGGTACTGCGGAGAACGGCGGCAACAGGAAAAGGAAATGCTCAAGGAAAGCTGACAGccaattgggaaggaccataccagaTATGGGAGGAAATTGTTCCTGGATCATACCGGTTAATGCAAATGGATGGTACCGCGCTCAAGAACTCCTAG